A part of Palaemon carinicauda isolate YSFRI2023 chromosome 8, ASM3689809v2, whole genome shotgun sequence genomic DNA contains:
- the LOC137645310 gene encoding KRAB-A domain-containing protein 2-like, translating into MSVIRERECWHCRGPREVRETFVNHFSKFCVLRTLTTKRAEEVAANLLDIFLTFGAPAILQSDNGREFVNAVIAELSTLWTELKLVTGRPRHPQSQGAVERLNGVIQDKLGTWMQENNSKIWSVGLKFVQWQINISRHETTGHSQFKVTFGHEPQVGLGSSVLPRSAFNEIDTKEDLETFVENEEGDEDAGDEDALTGATTEVESDEDAVTGATAETQTGCFQEIRDAADAGQYKAAVRMTRRGNQLVRRLEVGQCATLRVPDVDRGPTDPKNISVVVMKGGDGLYTVGYREGVLRSKYTAADLSPIDQVLIKADDVPDIRLTLRTATAKVTGG; encoded by the exons atgtctgttatacgggagagggagtgctggcattgtagaggtccacgtgaagttcgcgaa ACATTTGTCAACCATTTCAGCAAATTTTGTGTGCTGCGTACCCTTACAACGAAAAGAGCAGAAGAGGTTGCTGCAAATCTTCTTGATATATTTCTGACTTTTGGAGCACCTGCTATTTTGCAGTCAGACAATGGTCGTGAATTTGTTAATGCCGTTATTGCTGAACTTTCCACACTCTGGACCGAGTTGAAGTTGGTGACTGGACGTCCCCGTCATCCCCAAAGCCAGGGTGCGGTTGAACGGCTAAATGGTGTTATTCAGGACAAACTTGGCACCTGGATgcaggaaaataatagtaaaatatggTCAGTGGGCCTCAAGTTTGTTCAGTGGCAAATTAACATTAGCCGACATGAAACCACAGGACATAGTCAATTTAAAGTAACGTTTGGCCATGAACCCCAAGTTGGACTAGGATCGTCTGTCCTGCCAAGGTCTGCTTTTAATGAAATTGATACTAAAGAAGATCTTGAGACATTTGTAGAGAACGAAGAGggcgacgaagatgca ggtgacgaagatgcattgacaggagcaaccacagaggtggagagtgacgaagatgcagtgacaggagcgacagcagagacACAAACTGGGTGTTTCCAGGAAATCCGAGATGCAGCTGATGCAGGACAATACAAAGCAGCAGTTCGAATGACACGTCGTGGCAATCAATTAGTTCGACGATTAGAAGTTGGGCAGTGCGctacattgagagttccagacgTTGATCGAGGCCCGACTGATCCGAAGAATATTTCTGTGGTCGTCATGAAAGGAGGAGATGGGCTGTATACTGTAGGTTACCGTGAGGGAGTACTTAgatccaaatacacagcagctgatctaagtcctatagatcaggttttgattaaagcagatgatgttcctgatattcgtctcactttgagaacagcaacagcaaaggtTACTGGAGGATaa